Proteins encoded within one genomic window of Bacteroidota bacterium:
- the glmM gene encoding phosphoglucosamine mutase, with protein MALIKSISGIRGTIGGVPGDNLTPVDIVKFAAAFGTIIAAGKSKAKIVIGRDGRISGAMVRDLVVSTLTGLGIDVIDLGLSTTPTVEIAVKMENADGGIILTASHNPREWNALKLLNNEGEFISAEIGAKVLELASKEKFVFNSVERLGAVTTDETYLQKHIDAILKYPLVNAKAIAKKEFKVVVDAINSTGATYVPALLKALGVNEVIVLNGEVNGKFAHNPEPLPEHLRELSNEVVKNKADLGIAVDPDVDRLCFVCEDGSMFGEEYTLVAVADYILGKKQGNTVSNMSSTKSLKEITLKNGGEYFPSAVGEVNVVKKMKEVNAVIGGEGNGGIIVPDFHYGRDALIGIGLFLSHLANHKKGIKSLRSNYPDYFISKNKIELENGIDLKAIFEKIKKKYKKQPLNTEDGLKIEFDKDWVHLRPSNTEPIIRIYSESDFETTANNIALQIMRDIKEFM; from the coding sequence TTGGCACTGATAAAAAGCATTTCCGGAATAAGAGGCACGATCGGGGGAGTACCCGGTGATAATCTCACACCTGTTGATATTGTAAAATTTGCTGCAGCCTTCGGCACTATCATCGCTGCGGGTAAATCAAAAGCAAAAATTGTAATTGGACGTGATGGCCGCATCAGCGGAGCAATGGTTCGTGACCTTGTCGTAAGTACACTTACAGGATTGGGCATTGATGTAATTGACCTGGGATTATCTACAACACCAACAGTTGAGATCGCAGTAAAAATGGAAAATGCTGATGGCGGAATTATTCTTACAGCCAGCCATAACCCGAGAGAATGGAATGCATTGAAATTGTTGAATAACGAAGGAGAATTTATTTCAGCTGAGATCGGTGCAAAAGTTTTAGAGCTTGCATCAAAAGAGAAATTTGTTTTTAATTCAGTTGAAAGACTTGGAGCAGTTACTACTGATGAAACTTATCTGCAAAAGCATATTGATGCTATTTTAAAATACCCGTTGGTAAATGCGAAAGCAATTGCTAAAAAAGAGTTTAAAGTCGTAGTCGATGCAATTAATTCTACCGGGGCTACATATGTTCCGGCGTTATTAAAAGCATTGGGTGTAAATGAAGTGATAGTGCTGAACGGAGAAGTAAATGGAAAATTTGCACATAATCCGGAGCCATTGCCTGAACATTTAAGGGAATTAAGTAATGAAGTAGTAAAAAATAAAGCTGATCTGGGTATCGCTGTTGACCCGGATGTTGATCGTCTTTGTTTTGTATGTGAGGACGGAAGCATGTTTGGAGAAGAATATACATTGGTCGCAGTTGCTGATTATATCCTGGGTAAAAAACAGGGGAACACCGTAAGCAATATGAGTAGCACCAAATCGCTGAAAGAAATTACGTTGAAAAACGGCGGCGAATATTTTCCATCAGCGGTGGGAGAAGTGAATGTGGTAAAGAAGATGAAAGAAGTGAATGCAGTAATTGGCGGTGAAGGTAATGGCGGTATCATAGTTCCCGATTTCCATTACGGCCGTGATGCTTTGATCGGTATCGGTTTATTTTTAAGTCATTTGGCCAATCATAAAAAAGGGATCAAATCATTGCGCAGCAATTATCCTGATTATTTTATCAGCAAGAATAAAATAGAACTGGAAAATGGCATTGACCTGAAAGCCATTTTTGAAAAAATAAAAAAGAAATACAAAAAGCAACCGCTCAATACCGAAGATGGATTGAAAATAGAATTTGACAAAGACTGGGTTCATCTGCGTCCATCCAACACCGAACCTATCATCCGCATTTATTCAGAAAGTGATTTTGAAACAACTGCTAATAACATTGCTCTGCAGATCATGAGGGATATTAAGGAGTTTATGTAA
- a CDS encoding xanthine dehydrogenase family protein molybdopterin-binding subunit — MNNNYEQLPLVEGKIENSGQNNTSGWFADDDRVDGLAKVTGTARFTAEFKLAGLAYGVFVNSTIAKGSISSIYLNEAKNAPGVIDIIYYLNCPVVPGYKAADLSKNPNARDYFGLKVFFNNLIVSNGQPIAMVVADTFERAVYAASLVQVEYNKEEPTTDFEKNKFNDKILKPRGEYLRKEKDAWKNADVKLEEEYTIPIETHNPMEMHATIASWEGDKLTVYDKSQGPKGVQSELARIFGLDEKNVKVITEFVGGAFGSSLRSWPHVHAAVIASKKLNRPVKLTLNREQMFTMVGYRPYSWQKIGIGASKDGKLTGITHHAVSNTSTYEDFTEGIATVSQYLYECPNVNTSYKILPLDINTPTWMRGPGPASGCFGLETAMDELSYKLNIDPIELRIINDAEVSPLNKLPWTTKYLKECYALGKEKIGWSKRPTVPGTLKEDGMLVGYGMAVGIFGAGRGGATAKGVLRSDGSILLQSAVSDMGPGTSTAMVRIGSEQMAIDDSKVKFELGDTDFPTGPTQGGSGSATTVGSAVIAVCDAIKQTLKEMAIESIPAFKNIKADDIKYENGKLVSGSASIHFTDLLKQTGKPEIQVSKASTGFAQRDKYVTNSFSVHFVKLHVHPVTGVIKLKHIVSVADAGKIISEKTARSQMVGGAVGGIGMAMTEETLMDHRYGRYINSNFVDYHVPVHADVPPMDVLFVNKPDNIISPTGAKGIGEIALVGVAPAILNAVYNATGKRVRNLPVTPDKLIS; from the coding sequence ATGAATAATAACTACGAACAACTCCCCTTAGTAGAGGGGAAAATTGAAAACTCTGGACAAAACAATACTTCAGGTTGGTTTGCAGATGATGACCGTGTGGATGGATTGGCAAAAGTTACCGGCACAGCAAGATTTACGGCTGAGTTCAAATTAGCCGGTCTGGCCTATGGAGTTTTTGTAAACAGCACTATTGCAAAAGGATCGATCAGTAGCATTTATCTCAACGAAGCAAAAAATGCTCCCGGCGTTATTGATATTATTTATTATCTCAATTGCCCGGTTGTACCAGGCTACAAAGCAGCAGATCTTTCAAAGAACCCGAATGCAAGAGATTATTTTGGTTTGAAAGTTTTCTTCAACAATCTCATTGTTAGTAATGGTCAGCCCATAGCAATGGTGGTGGCTGATACTTTCGAAAGAGCAGTATATGCAGCATCGCTGGTACAAGTGGAATACAATAAAGAGGAACCCACAACAGATTTTGAAAAAAATAAATTCAACGATAAAATTTTAAAGCCCCGCGGCGAATACCTGCGCAAGGAAAAAGATGCCTGGAAAAATGCAGACGTAAAACTGGAAGAAGAATATACGATACCTATAGAAACGCATAACCCGATGGAAATGCATGCAACGATTGCATCATGGGAAGGCGATAAATTAACTGTGTATGATAAATCGCAGGGACCAAAAGGTGTGCAGAGTGAATTAGCAAGAATTTTTGGACTCGATGAAAAAAATGTAAAAGTGATCACTGAATTTGTGGGTGGTGCATTTGGTAGTAGTTTAAGAAGCTGGCCGCATGTACATGCAGCGGTTATAGCTTCGAAGAAATTAAACCGCCCGGTAAAATTGACATTGAATCGTGAACAAATGTTTACCATGGTAGGCTATCGTCCTTATAGCTGGCAAAAGATCGGGATCGGCGCAAGTAAAGATGGAAAGCTTACAGGTATAACGCATCATGCTGTGAGCAATACATCAACCTATGAAGACTTTACAGAAGGTATAGCAACTGTATCTCAGTATTTATATGAATGCCCCAATGTAAATACGAGTTATAAAATTTTACCGCTTGATATTAATACACCTACATGGATGCGTGGCCCCGGCCCTGCATCCGGATGTTTTGGTTTGGAAACTGCGATGGATGAACTGAGCTATAAATTAAACATTGATCCAATTGAATTACGTATTATCAATGATGCAGAAGTAAGTCCGCTGAATAAATTGCCATGGACCACTAAATACCTGAAAGAATGTTATGCACTCGGTAAAGAAAAGATCGGCTGGAGTAAACGACCTACCGTTCCCGGTACATTAAAAGAAGATGGAATGCTGGTTGGTTATGGAATGGCAGTGGGTATTTTCGGTGCTGGTCGTGGTGGTGCAACAGCAAAAGGAGTTTTGAGAAGTGATGGAAGTATATTGCTTCAAAGTGCAGTAAGTGATATGGGGCCGGGCACATCAACAGCGATGGTAAGAATTGGAAGTGAACAAATGGCGATTGATGACAGCAAAGTAAAATTTGAACTGGGCGATACTGATTTTCCTACCGGGCCAACACAGGGAGGATCAGGTTCTGCAACCACAGTTGGTTCTGCGGTAATTGCAGTATGCGATGCCATTAAGCAAACATTGAAAGAAATGGCAATTGAAAGTATTCCTGCTTTTAAAAATATAAAGGCTGATGACATCAAATATGAGAATGGCAAACTTGTTTCAGGATCAGCGTCTATTCATTTTACTGATCTGTTGAAACAAACAGGCAAACCAGAGATACAGGTTTCAAAAGCTTCTACCGGTTTTGCACAGCGGGATAAATATGTTACGAATTCTTTCTCTGTGCATTTTGTAAAACTGCATGTACATCCTGTAACCGGTGTGATAAAACTGAAACATATTGTATCAGTGGCTGATGCAGGAAAAATCATCAGTGAAAAAACGGCACGCAGCCAAATGGTAGGTGGTGCTGTTGGGGGTATTGGTATGGCAATGACAGAAGAAACATTGATGGATCATCGCTATGGCCGTTATATTAACAGCAATTTTGTGGACTATCATGTACCTGTACATGCTGATGTGCCACCAATGGATGTTTTATTTGTAAACAAGCCGGATAATATTATCAGCCCGACTGGTGCAAAAGGTATTGGCGAAATTGCTTTGGTTGGAGTTGCTCCTGCTATCTTAAATGCAGTTTATAATGCAACGGGAAAAAGAGTAAGGAATTTGCCGGTGACGCCGGATAAGTTGATTAGTTGA
- a CDS encoding DUF559 domain-containing protein — protein sequence MRRKIIPYNPILKERAKSLRKNMTFSEVKLWNEIKNGKIKGYDFDRQRPVANYILDFYCKDLQLALEVDGITHHDEEVMRKDKIRQDELEMVGVSFLRFNALLVINKVEAAVREIIQWVEKYEEQYGVNEFVKRKREALANPGPRRRKRK from the coding sequence ATGAGAAGAAAGATTATTCCATATAATCCGATACTGAAAGAAAGAGCAAAGTCTCTTAGAAAAAATATGACTTTCTCTGAAGTGAAATTGTGGAATGAAATAAAGAATGGGAAAATAAAAGGATATGATTTTGACAGGCAAAGACCAGTAGCCAACTATATATTGGATTTTTATTGTAAAGACCTCCAATTAGCGTTAGAAGTAGATGGTATTACGCATCATGATGAGGAAGTAATGCGAAAAGATAAAATAAGACAAGATGAGCTGGAAATGGTGGGAGTTAGTTTCTTACGTTTTAACGCATTGCTTGTGATAAATAAAGTCGAAGCAGCAGTAAGGGAAATAATACAATGGGTTGAAAAATATGAGGAACAGTATGGAGTGAATGAGTTTGTAAAACGAAAACGTGAAGCACTGGCCAATCCGGGACCAAGGAGAAGGAAACGTAAATGA
- a CDS encoding xanthine dehydrogenase family protein subunit M → MINFEYTRATTAKAATDARIKNRSSQFIAGGTNLVDLMKKGITTPDRLIDINALPLKDISSDAKGLSIGALVLNSAAAEHELVKTKYPLLAMALNAGASASLRNMATVGGNIMQRTRCPYFYDTTMPCNKRKPGSGCGAMEGYNRMHAIFGASSKCIAVHPSDMCVALAALNATVNVSGPNGERKIPFADFHRLPGDTPELDNNLQTGELIMSVNVPVNSFNRSYYLKVRDRLSYAFALVSIAVALEVKDGVIKSASLAMGGVAHKPWRLTEVEKFLVGKNISQETFAEAATLALAGAKTYEHNQFKIKLGKAAIIEALTKATA, encoded by the coding sequence ATGATAAACTTTGAATATACAAGAGCCACAACTGCTAAAGCGGCAACAGATGCACGAATAAAAAATAGATCATCGCAGTTCATTGCCGGCGGCACCAACCTGGTTGACCTGATGAAAAAAGGTATAACAACACCCGATCGTTTGATCGATATAAATGCATTGCCATTAAAAGATATCAGCAGTGATGCAAAAGGCTTAAGCATTGGAGCATTAGTTCTGAACAGTGCAGCAGCTGAGCATGAACTGGTAAAAACAAAATATCCTTTATTAGCAATGGCTTTGAATGCTGGTGCCTCTGCCAGTTTGCGGAATATGGCAACTGTCGGCGGTAATATTATGCAGCGTACACGTTGCCCTTATTTTTATGATACAACGATGCCCTGCAATAAAAGAAAACCCGGAAGTGGTTGTGGTGCCATGGAAGGTTATAACCGGATGCATGCCATTTTTGGCGCCAGCTCTAAATGTATTGCTGTTCATCCGAGTGATATGTGTGTAGCACTAGCTGCATTAAATGCAACGGTGAATGTAAGTGGCCCGAATGGAGAAAGAAAAATTCCATTTGCAGATTTCCATCGCTTGCCGGGTGATACACCTGAACTGGATAATAATTTACAAACTGGCGAATTGATTATGTCCGTCAATGTACCGGTTAATAGTTTTAATAGATCATATTACCTGAAGGTACGTGACCGCTTATCCTATGCATTTGCATTGGTATCAATCGCAGTTGCATTGGAAGTAAAAGATGGAGTTATTAAATCAGCTTCTCTTGCAATGGGTGGCGTTGCACATAAACCATGGCGATTAACTGAGGTTGAAAAATTCTTAGTTGGTAAAAATATTTCGCAGGAAACTTTTGCTGAAGCTGCTACCCTGGCGTTGGCAGGAGCAAAAACATATGAGCATAACCAGTTTAAAATTAAATTGGGAAAAGCGGCTATCATAGAAGCATTAACCAAAGCAACGGCATAA
- a CDS encoding 2Fe-2S iron-sulfur cluster binding domain-containing protein, with protein MYTEEQNHCPHKSRRGFLKKSTAIAALVTASPVLLKAAENEEKIASYFEKIPLQLEINGVAQNLSVEPRVTLLDLLREQLGLTGTKKGCDHGQCGACMVHVDGKRINSCLSLAVMNQGKKITTIEGLAKGDDLHPMQEAFMKHDGFQCGYCTPGQIMSAIGCIREGHANTPEEIREYMSGNICRCGAYPNIIDAIMEVKKGGQAV; from the coding sequence ATGTACACAGAAGAACAAAACCATTGTCCGCATAAAAGCCGGCGTGGATTTCTGAAAAAATCAACAGCTATTGCAGCATTGGTCACCGCTTCACCGGTTTTGCTGAAAGCCGCAGAGAATGAAGAAAAGATAGCTTCCTACTTTGAAAAAATTCCATTACAACTGGAAATAAATGGTGTAGCACAAAATCTTTCCGTTGAACCGAGAGTAACCCTGCTTGATTTATTGAGGGAGCAATTGGGTTTAACAGGTACAAAAAAAGGTTGTGATCACGGCCAATGCGGAGCTTGTATGGTACATGTTGATGGTAAACGCATCAATTCATGCTTGTCACTTGCTGTAATGAATCAGGGAAAAAAAATTACGACCATCGAAGGGCTTGCAAAAGGAGATGATCTTCATCCTATGCAGGAAGCTTTTATGAAACATGACGGTTTCCAATGCGGTTATTGCACACCGGGACAGATCATGTCGGCGATAGGATGCATAAGAGAAGGTCATGCAAATACACCTGAAGAAATTCGTGAATACATGAGTGGTAATATCTGCCGCTGTGGTGCTTATCCAAATATCATTGATGCAATTATGGAAGTAAAAAAAGGAGGGCAAGCTGTATGA
- a CDS encoding cysteine desulfurase — protein MQRIYFDNAATTALDKEVLEAMLPYMTTHFGNPSSIYSYGRESRLAIENARKTVAKILNAHPGEIFFTSGGTESDNMAISSAIHDLGCRHIITSSIEHHAVLHAVEHFDHDDVVTSSFVRLLPNGHIDLEDLETQLASHEERCLVSLMHANNEIGNLLDIYATGEICKKYNAIFHSDTVQTVGHYKIDLRSKPVHFATGAGHKFHGPKGVGILYINDNIKIKPIIYGGGQERNMRAGTENLYGIVGFAKALQLADAAMEKDAAYVQSLKTYMIGQLESNIPTVHFNGDYLGKSLYTVLNASFPKNEKSEMILFNLDMNNICVSGGSACSSGADVGSHVIRAINNDPNRVAVRFSFSKHNTKEEVDAVVAKVKELI, from the coding sequence ATGCAACGTATTTATTTTGATAATGCAGCCACTACAGCCCTTGATAAAGAGGTGCTTGAAGCTATGCTGCCCTATATGACAACTCATTTTGGTAATCCATCTTCAATTTATTCATACGGTCGTGAATCGAGGCTGGCAATTGAGAATGCAAGGAAAACCGTGGCAAAAATTCTGAATGCTCATCCGGGTGAAATATTTTTTACAAGTGGTGGAACAGAAAGTGATAATATGGCTATCTCTTCAGCTATACATGACCTGGGTTGTCGTCATATCATTACATCATCCATCGAACATCACGCAGTATTACATGCAGTTGAACATTTTGATCATGATGATGTAGTGACAAGTAGTTTTGTAAGACTCTTACCCAACGGGCATATAGATCTTGAAGACCTGGAAACTCAGCTGGCATCTCATGAGGAAAGATGTCTTGTAAGTTTGATGCATGCAAATAACGAGATAGGAAACCTGCTGGATATTTATGCAACCGGAGAAATATGTAAAAAATACAATGCCATTTTTCATAGCGATACGGTGCAGACAGTTGGCCATTATAAAATTGATCTGCGTAGCAAGCCGGTGCATTTTGCAACGGGAGCGGGGCATAAATTTCATGGCCCGAAAGGAGTTGGAATTTTATATATCAACGATAATATAAAGATCAAACCCATTATTTATGGTGGCGGCCAGGAACGTAATATGCGGGCTGGTACGGAAAATTTGTATGGCATAGTTGGTTTTGCTAAAGCATTACAGCTTGCTGATGCTGCAATGGAAAAAGATGCTGCATACGTTCAATCCTTAAAGACTTACATGATCGGGCAACTGGAATCAAATATTCCGACTGTTCATTTCAATGGCGATTATTTAGGTAAAAGTTTATATACAGTCCTCAATGCTTCATTCCCTAAGAATGAAAAATCAGAAATGATATTATTTAATCTTGATATGAATAATATCTGTGTATCTGGTGGCAGTGCCTGTAGCAGCGGCGCTGATGTTGGTAGCCATGTTATCAGGGCTATTAATAATGACCCTAATAGGGTAGCCGTTCGTTTTTCTTTTAGTAAACATAATACTAAAGAAGAAGTGGATGCAGTGGTAGCAAAAGTGAAGGAACTTATCTGA
- a CDS encoding BlaI/MecI/CopY family transcriptional regulator, with translation MEKLTHTEEETMQAVWRTGEGNVKSFMDHLDEALPYTTVASTIKNLEKKGYLTSRLVGNAYLYKPAITEEDYKKKFMGKVVKEYFDNSYKELVNFFVEQKKLSAKELKEIITMIEKGNI, from the coding sequence ATGGAAAAACTTACACATACCGAAGAAGAAACCATGCAAGCCGTATGGCGTACCGGCGAAGGCAATGTAAAATCCTTTATGGATCATTTGGATGAGGCGCTGCCTTACACTACTGTAGCTTCTACTATTAAAAACCTTGAAAAGAAAGGCTATCTCACCAGCCGGCTTGTAGGGAATGCCTATTTGTATAAACCAGCGATAACAGAAGAGGATTATAAAAAGAAGTTCATGGGTAAAGTGGTGAAGGAATATTTTGATAACTCTTACAAAGAGCTGGTAAACTTTTTTGTGGAGCAAAAAAAGCTTTCCGCAAAAGAATTGAAAGAAATAATTACGATGATTGAAAAAGGAAACATATAA
- a CDS encoding M56 family metallopeptidase has translation MHDLISYLIKLSISLAVVWLFYQFVLRRLTFYNSNRWYLVGYTLISFFIPFINVSSIVGNSNDPGNDLIQLIPSVRQYTIALEEASQCPIPIWSTNYDKWDWAAFALMTGAAILLIRFLMRYISFIRIRNKAELISDGGIKIYQVDESIIPFSFGNAVFINCSQHTSEELEEIVRHEFVHVRQKHTIDIIWVELLCIINWYNPFAWLLKKSIRQNLEFIADNKVVENGIDKKQYQYLLLKVIGNSQFSIATQFNFSSLKKRIAMMNKTKSAKRQLLRLLFLLPATAVLLLAFRDKIDVFENQDQDQPPFKTSEAITRDTVPEVKSPNSKGYIINIKDKSGECEVVIKDKNKKEVKRLLLTTWNKKPDYYKNLYGEIPPPPPPKDPSKPGEPKKAEINTVSDFLKRNTDVKDVGWVYHLDNTVAIVHINKKNGTSEEYKIDNDAERKKAEDKYGALPMPSPAPVPAQPAMPAAPATPAAPATPPTKVIGVKPKNGVTADFDLNNNVMTVKSKDGTQEVFDLKNEKEKKQFIEKYGDPIIVSDITTSVNSNINTKITSVLATTLKSNLVANNNINAINVTSTNVNVKIANDNIMNAKLATTVSSPIVTNLKTDVVTTVTPVTAVLIDFDIVINITKNTTEKELENLITKMKEKGYELKFTDKNFNDGVLTNISGTIKYKGSSSTFSAKDFKDLTIAVFHEGDEVGFKILTDLSDIKKTLTSTKKTVI, from the coding sequence ATGCATGACTTAATCAGTTATTTGATCAAGCTTTCCATCAGCCTCGCTGTAGTATGGCTATTTTACCAGTTTGTATTACGCAGGCTTACATTTTATAATTCCAACCGTTGGTACCTGGTGGGTTATACCCTGATCTCTTTTTTTATTCCTTTTATTAATGTCTCATCAATTGTAGGAAACAGTAACGATCCAGGGAATGATCTTATACAATTAATTCCTTCTGTTCGACAATATACTATTGCTTTGGAAGAGGCATCTCAGTGTCCCATACCCATCTGGTCAACTAACTATGATAAATGGGATTGGGCAGCATTTGCATTAATGACGGGAGCCGCAATATTGCTAATCCGGTTTCTTATGCGCTATATCTCTTTTATCCGCATCAGGAACAAAGCAGAGCTGATCTCTGATGGGGGCATAAAAATTTACCAGGTCGATGAAAGTATTATTCCTTTTTCTTTTGGAAATGCTGTTTTTATCAATTGCAGCCAGCATACTTCAGAGGAATTAGAAGAAATAGTTCGTCATGAATTTGTGCATGTAAGACAAAAGCATACGATCGATATTATCTGGGTGGAGTTGCTTTGTATAATTAACTGGTATAATCCCTTTGCCTGGTTGCTTAAAAAATCCATTCGCCAGAATCTTGAGTTCATTGCCGATAATAAAGTTGTTGAAAATGGCATTGACAAAAAACAATATCAATACCTGTTGCTGAAAGTAATTGGCAACAGTCAATTTAGTATAGCTACCCAGTTTAATTTTTCTTCATTAAAAAAACGTATAGCCATGATGAACAAAACAAAAAGTGCAAAACGACAATTGCTGCGGTTGTTGTTTTTGCTGCCAGCTACCGCAGTGTTATTACTTGCATTCAGAGATAAAATTGATGTTTTTGAAAACCAGGATCAGGATCAGCCGCCTTTTAAAACCAGTGAAGCAATTACCAGGGATACAGTTCCTGAAGTAAAGAGTCCGAATAGCAAAGGTTATATCATTAACATAAAAGATAAATCCGGCGAATGTGAAGTGGTGATAAAAGACAAAAACAAAAAGGAAGTAAAACGGTTGCTTCTTACAACATGGAATAAAAAGCCTGATTACTATAAGAATTTGTATGGCGAAATTCCTCCACCGCCGCCACCTAAAGATCCGTCTAAACCTGGCGAGCCAAAGAAAGCAGAAATAAATACTGTAAGCGACTTTCTGAAAAGAAACACTGATGTAAAAGATGTGGGATGGGTTTATCACCTTGATAATACCGTTGCCATTGTACATATAAATAAGAAAAATGGGACTTCGGAGGAATATAAAATAGATAATGATGCTGAGAGAAAAAAGGCTGAAGATAAGTATGGTGCTTTACCAATGCCATCTCCGGCTCCAGTACCGGCTCAGCCAGCAATGCCAGCAGCACCAGCAACACCTGCAGCACCTGCAACACCACCAACAAAAGTTATTGGAGTAAAACCAAAAAACGGTGTGACTGCAGATTTTGATTTAAACAATAATGTAATGACTGTAAAATCAAAAGATGGTACTCAAGAAGTTTTCGATTTGAAAAATGAAAAGGAGAAAAAACAATTCATTGAAAAATATGGTGATCCCATTATAGTTTCTGATATAACCACATCAGTTAATAGTAATATCAATACAAAGATCACATCAGTTTTAGCAACTACTTTAAAATCTAACCTTGTTGCAAATAATAATATTAATGCAATTAATGTGACCAGCACAAATGTAAATGTGAAGATTGCTAATGATAATATTATGAATGCAAAACTGGCAACGACTGTTTCTTCGCCTATAGTAACGAATTTAAAAACTGATGTAGTTACAACAGTTACTCCGGTAACTGCGGTTTTAATAGATTTCGATATAGTGATCAATATCACAAAGAATACAACAGAGAAAGAGTTGGAGAACCTGATAACTAAGATGAAGGAAAAGGGTTATGAGCTGAAATTCACCGATAAGAATTTTAATGATGGTGTTTTGACAAATATCAGCGGCACTATAAAATATAAAGGAAGCAGCTCAACTTTTTCTGCTAAAGATTTTAAAGACCTGACCATTGCCGTTTTTCATGAGGGTGATGAAGTGGGTTTTAAAATACTGACTGATCTGAGTGATATAAAAAAGACACTGACAAGTACAAAGAAGACGGTTATTTAA
- a CDS encoding PspC domain-containing protein, with amino-acid sequence MNRFKSFVEWNAFGVCSAIGNRLGIATTKIRQYFIYLSLLTMGSPVIIYLILAFWRNMRKYIWAAKRNPWYYL; translated from the coding sequence ATGAACCGATTCAAAAGCTTTGTAGAATGGAATGCCTTTGGGGTTTGTTCGGCTATTGGCAATCGCCTAGGCATTGCAACCACCAAGATCCGGCAGTATTTTATTTACCTCTCTTTACTTACAATGGGCTCGCCGGTCATCATCTATCTTATTCTTGCTTTCTGGAGAAATATGCGGAAATATATCTGGGCCGCAAAACGAAATCCCTGGTATTATTTATAA